The proteins below are encoded in one region of Caulobacter henricii:
- a CDS encoding S1/P1 nuclease, producing the protein MKTWRATTLAVLCLALAAPAPALAWNDQGHMATGYIAYDTLKAEHPQAVTDILAIMRDHPDRARFDQQLAGLSGPARERRLFALMARWPDDIRNGPFDRPDWHYALKLVTPWGWALPITVGKADQAFGSNLALARDRGAPNAQRAVALCWVMHIVGDMHQPLHGGHWLSMTFPKSDRAGSIAWVRKSPEAPPNTLHDTWDGIVDRPGSREVGSEALAREIAAMHPRSTVPRDNHDSQMAYLGWVTQSRVLARSLAYDGGRLLAGRSPDDAPLLSESYVVRARSVSEARVASAGYRLADLFWAVG; encoded by the coding sequence ATGAAAACGTGGCGAGCGACGACACTGGCAGTACTGTGCCTGGCGCTCGCCGCGCCTGCGCCGGCCCTGGCCTGGAACGACCAGGGCCACATGGCGACGGGCTACATCGCCTATGACACCCTGAAGGCCGAGCATCCGCAGGCCGTGACGGACATTCTGGCGATCATGCGCGACCATCCCGACCGGGCCCGGTTCGACCAGCAATTGGCGGGACTGAGTGGCCCAGCCCGGGAGCGGCGGCTGTTTGCCCTGATGGCGCGCTGGCCAGACGATATCCGCAACGGGCCCTTCGACCGGCCCGACTGGCACTACGCCCTGAAGCTGGTCACGCCCTGGGGGTGGGCCCTTCCGATCACGGTGGGCAAGGCCGACCAGGCCTTTGGATCGAATCTGGCCCTGGCCCGGGACAGGGGCGCGCCCAATGCCCAGCGCGCTGTCGCTCTGTGCTGGGTCATGCACATCGTCGGCGACATGCACCAGCCCCTGCACGGTGGGCATTGGCTATCGATGACCTTTCCCAAAAGCGACCGCGCCGGGTCCATCGCCTGGGTTCGTAAAAGCCCGGAGGCACCGCCAAACACCCTGCACGACACCTGGGACGGGATCGTCGATCGTCCTGGCTCGAGAGAGGTCGGCTCCGAAGCCCTGGCCCGCGAGATAGCGGCAATGCATCCGCGATCCACAGTTCCGCGCGACAACCATGACAGCCAGATGGCCTACCTGGGCTGGGTCACGCAAAGTCGTGTTCTGGCCAGGTCCCTGGCCTATGACGGTGGGCGGCTGCTGGCGGGACGCTCGCCCGACGACGCACCGCTGCTGTCAGAGTCCTATGTGGTCCGGGCCCGCAGCGTGTCTGAGGCTCGCGTCGCCTCGGCCGGCTATAGGCTGGCCGATCTGTTCTGGGCGGTTGGCTAG
- a CDS encoding histone deacetylase family protein — translation MSVSLFTHPDMLDHRPGDGHAERPERLQAVIDALGDDATLDLEAHDAPLVDLADLALVHPQAFVDKVLAVAPQAGRHALDPDTILTPGSLVAARRAAGAAVSAVRQVASGQGRRAFCAVRPPGHHAEPGVAMGFCVFSNVAVAARVAQASGLGRVAIIDFDVHHGNGTQAAFEHDPTVFFASIHQSPLYPGTGDPSETGLGNIANAIVAPNAAREIWRGRFEGLMDLVDGFSPDLILVSAGFDAHVRDPLSAQNLEAEDFAWATRAIVSVANARSRGRIVSSLEGGYDLQALGRSAAAHVSALQEE, via the coding sequence ATGAGCGTCTCCCTGTTCACCCATCCTGACATGCTCGACCATCGGCCGGGTGACGGCCACGCCGAGCGTCCGGAGCGCCTGCAGGCCGTGATCGACGCCCTGGGCGACGACGCCACCCTCGACCTGGAAGCTCACGATGCCCCGCTGGTCGACCTTGCGGACCTGGCCCTGGTGCATCCTCAGGCCTTTGTCGACAAGGTGCTGGCCGTGGCCCCCCAGGCTGGTCGGCATGCCCTGGATCCGGACACCATCCTGACCCCCGGAAGCCTGGTCGCGGCACGACGCGCCGCCGGGGCGGCAGTTTCGGCCGTTCGCCAGGTCGCCTCAGGCCAGGGGAGGCGGGCCTTCTGCGCCGTGCGGCCGCCGGGCCATCATGCCGAGCCGGGCGTGGCCATGGGCTTTTGCGTTTTCTCCAACGTCGCCGTTGCCGCGCGAGTAGCCCAGGCCTCAGGTCTGGGCCGGGTGGCCATCATCGACTTCGATGTTCACCACGGCAACGGCACCCAGGCGGCGTTTGAGCACGACCCGACCGTCTTTTTCGCGTCGATCCACCAGTCGCCCCTCTATCCGGGCACCGGCGATCCGTCCGAAACGGGCCTGGGCAATATCGCCAATGCCATCGTCGCGCCCAATGCCGCCCGCGAGATTTGGCGAGGGCGATTCGAGGGGTTGATGGATCTGGTGGACGGCTTTTCGCCGGACCTGATCCTGGTTTCGGCCGGATTCGACGCCCATGTCCGCGATCCGCTTTCGGCCCAGAACCTGGAAGCCGAGGATTTCGCCTGGGCGACCCGGGCCATTGTCTCGGTCGCCAATGCCCGCTCGCGGGGCCGTATTGTTTCCTCGCTCGAGGGCGGCTACGACCTCCAGGCGCTGGGGCGCTCGGCCGCCGCGCATGTCAGCGCTCTGCAGGAGGAGTAA
- a CDS encoding Leu/Phe/Val dehydrogenase, producing the protein MTLFDSPDFEGHEGVHTFFDEKTGLKSIIAVHSTVRGPAAGGCRMWDYTSSQAALTDALRLSRGMSFKNAMADLDFGGGKAVIIGDSRSQKTPELFEAFGRAVDSLNGQYWTAEDVGVSPSDLESTRKTTRYVAGLEGHAAASGDPSPVTAEGVFRGVRLCVERALQRDLTGVRVAIQGVGHVGAYLAEKLHAAGAVLTIADVNQTALNEVAAKTGATIVPTDAIFDVEADVFAPCALGGAISAATLPRLKVKVIAGGANNQLADAMIGQAVFDRGLLYAPDYVINGGGIINVAAEIRALEAGGSFDGQWVATKLDRLAQTLGEVIDQSIAEKRPANLVADQIARARIAAARG; encoded by the coding sequence ATGACCTTGTTCGATTCCCCCGATTTCGAGGGACATGAAGGCGTCCATACCTTCTTCGACGAAAAAACCGGTCTGAAGTCCATTATCGCCGTTCACTCGACCGTCCGGGGCCCCGCCGCAGGCGGCTGCCGCATGTGGGACTACACCAGCAGCCAGGCCGCCCTGACGGATGCTCTGCGCCTGTCGCGCGGCATGTCGTTCAAGAACGCCATGGCCGACCTCGACTTCGGCGGCGGCAAGGCCGTCATCATCGGTGACAGCCGCAGCCAGAAGACGCCGGAGCTGTTCGAGGCCTTCGGCCGCGCGGTCGACAGCCTGAACGGCCAGTACTGGACCGCCGAGGACGTCGGCGTCTCGCCGTCTGATCTGGAAAGCACCCGCAAGACCACTCGTTATGTCGCCGGCCTCGAAGGCCATGCGGCCGCCTCGGGCGACCCCTCGCCCGTCACTGCCGAGGGCGTGTTCCGGGGCGTCCGCCTTTGCGTCGAGCGCGCTCTGCAGCGCGATCTGACCGGTGTGCGCGTCGCCATCCAGGGGGTGGGCCATGTGGGGGCCTACCTGGCTGAGAAGCTGCATGCCGCCGGCGCGGTTCTGACCATCGCCGACGTCAACCAGACCGCTCTGAACGAGGTTGCCGCCAAGACCGGTGCCACCATCGTGCCGACCGACGCCATTTTTGATGTCGAGGCTGATGTCTTTGCGCCCTGCGCCCTGGGCGGTGCAATTTCCGCCGCGACCCTGCCGCGCCTGAAGGTCAAGGTCATCGCCGGCGGGGCCAACAACCAGCTGGCCGACGCCATGATCGGCCAGGCGGTGTTTGACCGCGGCCTCCTCTATGCGCCGGACTATGTCATCAATGGCGGCGGCATCATCAATGTCGCGGCCGAAATTCGCGCCCTCGAAGCGGGCGGCAGCTTTGACGGTCAGTGGGTTGCTACGAAGCTGGACCGCCTGGCCCAGACTCTGGGCGAGGTCATTGACCAGTCGATCGCTGAAAAGCGTCCGGCCAATCTCGTGGCCGACCAGATCGCCAGGGCACGCATCGCGGCCGCCCGGGGCTAG
- a CDS encoding vWA domain-containing protein, translating to MFLRFFSELRQAKVPVSLREYLMLMEALDKDVIDRSVEDFYFLSRASLVKDEKNLDKFDRVFSHVFKGLESVSDGIAADIPEEWLKALTEKFLTDEEKAAIEAMGGFEKLMETLQERLKEQKKRHEGGNKMIGSGGTSPFGNNGYNPEGVRIGQDKSRHGRAVKVWDKREYKNLDDSVELGTRNIKVALRRLRKFAREGAAEELDLNGTIRGTAEKGYLDIQLRPERRNKIKVLLFFDIGGSMDGHIKLCEELFSAAKTEFKNLEFYYFHNCLYEAVWKDNRRRQVEKIPTWDVLHKFPSDYKVIFVGDATMSPYEITYPGGSVEHWNEEPGAIWMQRVADIYQSAIWLNPTPERHWDYTQSIGVMKTLMNDRMYPLTIEGLDKAMRELVRA from the coding sequence ATGTTCCTTCGCTTCTTCTCCGAACTGCGCCAGGCCAAGGTGCCGGTGAGCCTCCGCGAGTACCTGATGCTCATGGAGGCCCTCGACAAGGACGTGATCGACCGCTCGGTCGAGGATTTCTATTTCCTGTCCCGCGCCAGCCTGGTGAAGGACGAAAAGAACCTCGACAAGTTCGACCGCGTGTTCAGCCACGTGTTCAAGGGACTGGAATCGGTCAGCGACGGCATCGCTGCGGATATTCCCGAGGAATGGCTGAAAGCCCTGACCGAGAAGTTCCTGACCGATGAGGAGAAGGCGGCCATCGAGGCCATGGGCGGCTTCGAAAAGCTCATGGAGACCCTGCAGGAACGCCTGAAGGAACAGAAAAAGCGCCACGAGGGCGGCAACAAGATGATCGGCTCGGGCGGCACCAGCCCGTTCGGCAACAACGGCTACAATCCCGAGGGCGTCCGCATCGGCCAGGACAAGAGTCGTCATGGCCGGGCCGTGAAGGTCTGGGACAAGCGCGAATACAAGAACCTCGATGACAGCGTCGAACTGGGGACCCGCAACATCAAGGTCGCCCTGCGTCGTCTGCGCAAGTTTGCCCGCGAAGGCGCCGCTGAGGAACTGGACCTGAACGGCACTATCCGTGGGACGGCCGAAAAGGGCTATCTCGACATCCAGCTACGGCCCGAGCGGCGCAACAAGATCAAGGTGCTGCTGTTTTTCGACATCGGCGGTTCGATGGACGGCCACATCAAGCTCTGCGAGGAGCTGTTCAGTGCCGCCAAGACCGAATTCAAGAACCTGGAGTTCTACTATTTCCACAACTGCCTCTATGAGGCCGTCTGGAAGGACAATCGCCGCCGGCAGGTCGAAAAGATCCCGACCTGGGATGTGCTCCACAAGTTCCCCAGCGACTACAAGGTCATCTTTGTCGGTGACGCCACGATGAGCCCCTATGAGATCACCTATCCGGGCGGCAGCGTCGAGCACTGGAACGAGGAGCCGGGTGCCATCTGGATGCAGCGCGTGGCCGACATCTATCAGAGCGCCATCTGGTTGAACCCGACCCCCGAACGGCACTGGGACTACACCCAGTCGATCGGGGTGATGAAGACCCTGATGAATGACCGCATGTACCCTTTGACCATCGAGGGCCTCGACAAGGCCATGCGCGAATTGGTCCGGGCCTGA
- a CDS encoding GNAT family N-acetyltransferase, translating into MSLSLRRATIDDADTVSSLGARTFAETFDYLYPPEDLETFLAYAYGLERTRNDLAHPDKATWLLEDDGEAIGYATAGPCDLPHGDVRPDDGELKRIYVLKDHQGGGKGSMLLNAALDWLEKDGPRPLWIGVWSENFGAQRLYGRLGFDKVGEYFFPVGETRDLEFILRRG; encoded by the coding sequence ATGAGCCTTTCCCTCCGACGCGCCACGATCGACGACGCCGACACAGTTTCCAGCCTGGGTGCCCGCACCTTCGCCGAAACCTTCGACTATCTCTATCCGCCCGAGGATCTGGAGACCTTCCTGGCCTATGCCTATGGCCTGGAGCGGACGCGCAACGACCTGGCTCACCCCGACAAGGCCACCTGGCTGCTGGAAGATGACGGCGAGGCGATTGGCTATGCGACCGCCGGTCCCTGCGATCTGCCCCATGGTGACGTCCGGCCGGACGATGGGGAACTGAAGCGGATCTATGTGCTCAAGGACCATCAGGGCGGCGGCAAGGGATCGATGCTGCTGAACGCCGCCCTCGACTGGCTGGAGAAGGACGGGCCCCGCCCTCTGTGGATCGGCGTGTGGTCCGAGAACTTCGGGGCCCAACGACTCTATGGGCGACTGGGATTTGACAAGGTCGGCGAGTACTTCTTCCCGGTCGGAGAGACCCGCGACCTGGAGTTCATTCTGCGGCGAGGCTGA
- a CDS encoding TetR/AcrR family transcriptional regulator: protein MSPTTDAAVSPLLTEGVAEAAETEAATKNLVFVAAERLFALHGFQNVSVRDITAAAGVNLASVNYHFGSKDALLLEIFRRRTAELNRERARMLHEANDRHAGKPTVRDVLAALLTPPLRWLAPDHERRISLQFLIRARSEGTDDIRQILKTDVSHLRRFSDALLIARPDLSPEDVYWRLHFTLGMLHNNRFAEFDRLNVLSEGTTSEGDVVALLARMLAFAEAGFAA from the coding sequence GTGAGTCCGACCACCGACGCCGCCGTCTCGCCTCTTCTGACTGAAGGGGTAGCCGAGGCCGCCGAGACTGAAGCCGCCACCAAGAACCTGGTGTTTGTTGCCGCCGAGCGGCTCTTCGCCCTGCATGGCTTCCAGAACGTTTCGGTCCGCGACATTACGGCTGCGGCCGGCGTGAACCTGGCCTCAGTGAACTATCACTTCGGATCGAAGGACGCCCTGCTGCTGGAGATCTTCCGGCGGCGCACGGCGGAACTGAACCGCGAACGGGCCCGCATGCTGCACGAGGCCAATGACCGCCACGCCGGCAAGCCAACCGTGCGCGACGTTCTGGCCGCCCTGCTGACCCCGCCCCTGCGTTGGCTGGCCCCCGATCACGAGCGCCGGATCTCGCTGCAGTTCCTGATCCGGGCGCGCAGCGAGGGTACCGACGATATCCGTCAGATCCTGAAAACCGATGTCTCTCACCTGCGACGTTTTTCTGACGCCCTGCTGATCGCTCGGCCGGACCTGTCGCCGGAAGACGTCTACTGGCGCCTGCACTTCACGCTCGGCATGCTGCACAATAATCGCTTCGCCGAGTTTGATCGCCTGAACGTCCTGTCAGAAGGCACCACCAGTGAGGGCGATGTCGTCGCCCTTTTGGCACGCATGCTCGCCTTCGCCGAGGCGGGCTTCGCAGCCTAG
- a CDS encoding alpha/beta hydrolase, which translates to MNRRSLILTASAAALGGCTPLTQRLDLGPLGFRGPRFEGEDFVSFDGARLGLRTWLPAQAEPEWVIVGLHGMNDYSKAYHLAAEWWAGQGIATYAFDVRGFGRSPERGIWAPVGVVIEDVRTCVALVRERHPGAKIALAGISMGGGLAIAAMTDPEPPPVDRLLLFAPAVWGWSEQPLPNRASLWVSAHMVGGWVVEPPDWLVRKVMPTDNVDELRRMGRDPLMIWGARSDTIFGLVGLMEQAWRSTDRIKVPTAWFYGVNDHIIPKQPTIEAAARLSPQHRTACYAKGWHLLLVDRQAATVWRDAQSFLNDPAKPWPSGAPPIPASVKIMEALAQTSPEKPSGL; encoded by the coding sequence ATGAACCGCCGAAGCCTGATCCTCACCGCCTCCGCCGCCGCGCTGGGCGGCTGTACACCCCTGACCCAGAGGCTGGACCTGGGGCCGCTAGGGTTTCGCGGCCCGCGCTTCGAGGGCGAGGATTTCGTCAGTTTCGACGGCGCGCGGCTGGGTTTGCGAACCTGGCTGCCGGCTCAGGCTGAGCCTGAATGGGTGATCGTCGGGCTGCACGGCATGAACGACTATTCCAAGGCCTATCATCTGGCTGCCGAATGGTGGGCCGGGCAGGGGATCGCCACCTACGCCTTCGATGTGCGCGGCTTTGGCCGGTCGCCCGAGCGAGGGATCTGGGCACCGGTCGGGGTGGTGATCGAGGATGTGCGCACCTGCGTGGCCCTAGTTCGCGAGCGACATCCGGGCGCGAAGATCGCCTTGGCCGGCATCAGCATGGGCGGCGGACTGGCGATCGCCGCCATGACCGATCCCGAGCCGCCGCCCGTCGATCGCCTGCTGCTGTTCGCGCCCGCCGTCTGGGGCTGGTCCGAGCAGCCCCTGCCCAATCGGGCCAGTCTGTGGGTCAGCGCCCACATGGTGGGGGGCTGGGTGGTCGAGCCACCGGACTGGCTGGTGCGCAAGGTCATGCCCACGGACAATGTCGACGAACTGCGCCGCATGGGCAGGGACCCGCTAATGATCTGGGGCGCGCGCTCCGACACGATTTTCGGCCTGGTCGGCCTGATGGAGCAGGCCTGGCGCTCGACCGACAGGATCAAGGTCCCGACGGCCTGGTTCTATGGGGTCAATGACCACATCATTCCCAAGCAACCCACGATCGAGGCCGCAGCCAGGCTGAGCCCTCAACACCGCACGGCCTGCTATGCCAAAGGCTGGCACCTGTTGCTCGTCGACCGGCAGGCGGCGACCGTCTGGCGCGACGCCCAGAGCTTCCTGAACGACCCCGCCAAACCCTGGCCATCGGGCGCGCCGCCGATCCCGGCCAGCGTCAAGATCATGGAAGCCTTGGCTCAGACGTCACCGGAGAAGCCTTCGGGGTTGTGA
- a CDS encoding uracil-DNA glycosylase family protein: protein MLDTVLADIAACRACAPYLPHVPRPVVRVRPETRILICGQAPGRLVHETGLPFNDPSGVRLRQWMGLDRETFYGRPEIGVAAMAFCFPGTNPKGGDYPPPPRCAALWRRQLLEQLPKVELTLLVGSYAQAWALEERTGRTMTETVAAWRTFGPTILPLPHPSWRNTAWLKRNPWFEAEVTPYLRQRVAGILAA, encoded by the coding sequence ATGCTCGACACCGTCCTCGCCGATATCGCCGCCTGTCGCGCCTGCGCGCCTTACCTGCCGCATGTGCCCCGGCCGGTGGTTCGGGTGCGACCCGAGACGCGCATCCTGATCTGCGGCCAGGCCCCGGGGCGACTCGTCCACGAGACCGGCCTGCCGTTCAACGACCCGTCCGGCGTGCGCCTGCGCCAGTGGATGGGGCTCGACCGCGAAACCTTCTATGGCCGGCCCGAGATCGGCGTTGCGGCCATGGCCTTCTGCTTTCCGGGGACCAATCCCAAGGGCGGTGACTATCCGCCGCCGCCGCGCTGCGCGGCGCTTTGGCGGCGGCAACTCCTGGAGCAGTTGCCGAAGGTCGAGCTGACCCTGCTGGTGGGCAGTTACGCCCAGGCCTGGGCGCTGGAGGAGCGGACCGGCAGGACCATGACCGAAACGGTCGCGGCCTGGCGAACCTTCGGGCCGACCATCCTGCCCTTGCCGCATCCCTCGTGGCGCAACACCGCCTGGCTCAAGCGCAATCCGTGGTTCGAGGCCGAGGTCACGCCCTATCTTCGCCAGCGCGTGGCGGGCATTCTGGCCGCATGA